Proteins found in one Helicobacter colisuis genomic segment:
- the serA gene encoding phosphoglycerate dehydrogenase, with protein MSKFTIIVCDHIHQSGLDLLEKAADVEVLNLASLPKDELKKELHKADVAITRSSTDVDESFLSMATKLRAVVRAGVGVDNVDIEASSKRGVVVMNVPTANTIAAVELTCAHILSAIRNFPGANKQLKADRVWKREDWYGTELKGKKLGIIGFGNIGSRVGKRMKAFEMEVIAYDPYINPAKATDLGIAYTKDFNEILACDIITIHTPKNKETINIINKEQIAKMKDGVILINCARGGLYNEDALFEALESGKVRWAGIDVFTKEPATSNKLLDLSNIYVTPHIGANTLESQEKIAIEAAEAALESARGSSFPNALNLPIKETELPDFMKAYLELVQKMAFFAIQVNKNEIRSIKLEAQGEISEYLSSLSTFALVGILNATIGDKVNYVNAPYVAKERGVEIALEVKTLQNVYRNQIRLTLLTQEGEFSVSGTVFNENTPKIVEINHFELDIAPRGRMILFRNNDTPGVIGFVGTTLAKYNINIADFRLGRYGKEALAVILVDDEVSNEVIKELSAIEACLSIKYVVL; from the coding sequence ATGTCTAAATTTACAATCATAGTTTGTGATCATATTCATCAAAGCGGTTTGGATTTGCTAGAGAAGGCAGCGGATGTTGAAGTGTTAAATCTTGCAAGCTTACCAAAAGATGAATTAAAAAAAGAGCTTCATAAAGCGGATGTGGCTATTACAAGGAGTTCTACAGATGTTGATGAATCATTTTTATCAATGGCTACCAAACTTAGAGCAGTTGTTCGTGCTGGAGTGGGTGTAGATAATGTGGATATTGAAGCTTCTAGTAAGCGTGGTGTGGTAGTGATGAATGTTCCAACGGCAAATACTATTGCTGCAGTGGAATTAACTTGTGCGCACATTTTGAGCGCTATTAGAAATTTTCCAGGAGCTAATAAGCAACTTAAAGCTGATCGAGTATGGAAGCGTGAAGATTGGTATGGCACGGAGTTAAAAGGTAAAAAGCTTGGGATTATTGGTTTTGGTAATATTGGGAGTCGTGTTGGAAAGCGCATGAAAGCTTTTGAAATGGAAGTGATTGCATACGATCCTTATATTAATCCAGCAAAGGCTACAGATTTAGGAATCGCTTATACAAAAGATTTTAATGAAATTTTAGCTTGTGATATTATTACGATTCATACTCCAAAAAATAAAGAAACCATCAACATTATTAACAAAGAACAAATCGCTAAAATGAAAGATGGCGTTATTTTGATTAATTGCGCTAGAGGTGGCTTGTATAATGAAGATGCTCTTTTTGAAGCTTTAGAGAGTGGTAAAGTAAGATGGGCAGGAATTGATGTTTTTACAAAAGAACCTGCCACTTCTAATAAATTATTAGATTTATCAAATATCTATGTAACTCCACATATTGGAGCTAATACGCTTGAATCCCAAGAAAAAATTGCTATTGAGGCTGCAGAAGCAGCACTTGAATCAGCAAGAGGCTCTAGTTTTCCTAATGCTTTGAATCTGCCTATTAAGGAAACTGAATTACCGGATTTTATGAAGGCTTATTTGGAATTAGTTCAAAAAATGGCATTTTTTGCAATTCAGGTTAATAAAAACGAGATTCGATCCATTAAACTTGAAGCACAAGGAGAGATTAGTGAATATTTATCTTCGCTTTCTACTTTCGCGTTAGTTGGTATTTTAAATGCAACTATTGGAGATAAAGTTAATTATGTTAATGCACCTTATGTGGCAAAAGAGCGAGGGGTAGAGATTGCACTTGAAGTTAAAACACTGCAAAATGTTTATAGAAATCAAATTAGGTTAACCCTGCTAACTCAAGAGGGAGAATTTAGTGTTTCTGGAACGGTGTTTAATGAAAATACGCCAAAAATTGTAGAAATCAATCATTTTGAGCTTGATATTGCACCAAGGGGGCGTATGATTCTCTTTAGAAACAATGATACTCCAGGGGTCATTGGTTTTGTTGGGACAACTTTGGCGAAATATAATATTAATATTGCAGACTTTAGACTTGGACGATATGGTAAAGAAGCTTTGGCTGTGATTCTTGTCGATGATGAAGTTTCTAATGAAGTTATAAAAGAACTTTCTGCTATTGAGGCTTGTTTATCTATTAAATATGTTGTTCTATAA
- a CDS encoding helix-turn-helix domain-containing protein produces MNNHFGNTTEEEILNFYQNISQIVRNVRQKKGISQLDLALEIGIKSIAFYSNCESCRYGKHFNLEHLYKISKALDVDICSFFKYT; encoded by the coding sequence ATGAATAATCATTTTGGTAATACAACAGAAGAAGAAATTCTAAATTTTTATCAAAACATCTCTCAGATTGTGAGAAATGTGCGACAGAAAAAAGGAATTTCACAGCTAGATTTAGCACTTGAAATAGGCATTAAATCTATCGCTTTCTATTCAAATTGCGAAAGTTGTCGTTATGGAAAACATTTTAATTTGGAGCATCTATACAAAATATCAAAAGCATTAGATGTAGACATTTGCAGCTTTTTTAAATACACATAG
- a CDS encoding carbon starvation CstA family protein has translation MNKLLGLLLWAIVAFIGAWGFGVLALHRGEQISAVWIVVAAVCIYAIGYRFYSKYIAIKVLGLDDNRATPALSMNDGRDFVPTNKIVLFGHHFAAIAGAGPLVGPILAAQMGYLPGMIWIVVGVVLAGAVHDFTVLFISTRRNGKSLGEMIKLELGKGVGSIAMIGILGIMMLIIAILALVVVNALAESPWGLFTIAMTIPIAIYMGLHMRFLRPGKIGEASIIGFILLILALYYGSVVAENEFLASVFTLSPVTLTYIMIAYGFVAAILPVWFLLAPRDYLSTFLKIGVIVLMGLGILIVRPDVQFPSITKFIDGSGPVFSGQFFPFLFITIACGAISGFHALISSGTTPKMLEKESHARMVGYGSMIMESAVAIMALIAACILTPGLYFAINVAPAGLGTTGISDVAQAASVAAQTISNFGFVITPQEILGMAESIGENSVLSRTGGAPTFAIGLAMIVSEIPLFNQGSIAFWYHFAILFEALFILTAVDAGTRAGRFMVQDILGNVYKPIGNIHSIFWGVVATLICVVAWGYILYQGVTDPQGGIKSLWTLFGVSNQMLAGMALLLVIAVLFKMGRGKQAWVAIIPAVWVLVSTLYAGILKLLPANGEKIHDSVSHIALWQINSAKAASETNIELAEKFATIATNNLINAGLCAFFMIVTCLVLLQTIRICWKCSRGENDIPLAESPYLNASDYEGKVVAH, from the coding sequence ATGAATAAGCTTTTAGGTTTATTACTTTGGGCTATCGTTGCATTTATTGGTGCATGGGGCTTTGGAGTTTTGGCATTACATAGAGGTGAGCAAATCTCAGCTGTATGGATTGTTGTAGCGGCTGTTTGTATTTATGCTATTGGATATCGGTTTTATTCCAAGTATATTGCCATAAAGGTGCTTGGACTTGATGATAATCGTGCAACACCTGCTTTAAGTATGAATGATGGTAGAGATTTTGTTCCAACAAATAAAATCGTTCTTTTTGGTCATCATTTTGCCGCAATTGCTGGGGCAGGTCCACTTGTAGGTCCAATTCTTGCTGCACAAATGGGTTATTTACCTGGTATGATTTGGATTGTTGTTGGAGTTGTTTTAGCAGGGGCTGTGCATGACTTTACCGTGCTATTTATCTCTACACGCAGAAATGGTAAAAGTTTAGGAGAGATGATTAAACTAGAGCTTGGTAAGGGCGTAGGAAGTATTGCGATGATAGGGATTTTAGGTATTATGATGCTAATTATTGCAATTTTGGCTCTTGTTGTAGTTAATGCGTTAGCAGAATCTCCTTGGGGGCTTTTTACAATTGCAATGACAATTCCTATTGCCATTTATATGGGGCTACATATGCGATTTTTGCGTCCTGGTAAGATTGGTGAAGCAAGTATTATAGGGTTTATTTTATTGATTTTGGCATTGTATTATGGAAGTGTAGTGGCAGAAAATGAATTCTTAGCTTCTGTTTTTACTTTAAGTCCTGTTACATTAACTTATATAATGATTGCGTATGGTTTTGTTGCTGCAATTTTGCCTGTTTGGTTTTTGCTTGCACCTAGAGATTATTTGAGCACATTTTTAAAAATTGGTGTTATTGTGCTTATGGGACTTGGAATCTTAATTGTAAGACCAGATGTGCAATTTCCTAGTATTACAAAATTTATTGATGGAAGTGGTCCTGTTTTTAGTGGTCAGTTTTTCCCTTTCTTGTTTATCACCATCGCTTGTGGAGCCATTAGTGGATTTCATGCATTGATTTCAAGTGGGACTACACCAAAAATGCTTGAAAAAGAATCTCATGCTAGAATGGTTGGATATGGTTCTATGATTATGGAATCAGCAGTTGCTATCATGGCTTTGATTGCAGCTTGTATTTTAACTCCAGGTTTATATTTTGCTATCAATGTTGCTCCTGCAGGACTTGGAACAACTGGGATTTCAGATGTGGCGCAAGCTGCAAGTGTAGCGGCACAAACAATTAGTAATTTTGGATTTGTTATCACGCCTCAAGAAATCTTGGGAATGGCTGAGAGTATTGGAGAAAATAGTGTGTTGAGCCGCACAGGTGGGGCACCTACTTTTGCAATTGGATTAGCAATGATTGTTTCTGAAATACCTTTGTTTAATCAGGGTTCTATTGCATTTTGGTATCATTTTGCTATTTTGTTTGAAGCACTTTTTATTCTTACTGCTGTTGATGCAGGGACTAGAGCAGGAAGATTTATGGTGCAAGATATTTTAGGAAATGTTTATAAGCCAATAGGAAATATTCATTCGATATTTTGGGGGGTTGTTGCAACTTTAATTTGTGTTGTAGCTTGGGGTTATATTCTTTATCAAGGCGTAACAGATCCGCAAGGTGGAATCAAATCGCTTTGGACGCTTTTTGGAGTCTCCAATCAAATGTTAGCAGGTATGGCGCTTTTGCTTGTAATTGCGGTTTTATTCAAAATGGGTCGAGGCAAACAAGCTTGGGTTGCTATTATTCCTGCGGTTTGGGTTTTGGTTTCAACTCTTTATGCAGGCATCTTAAAGTTGCTTCCGGCTAATGGTGAGAAGATTCATGATTCAGTTAGCCACATTGCGCTTTGGCAAATCAATAGTGCAAAAGCCGCAAGTGAGACTAATATAGAATTGGCAGAAAAATTTGCCACCATTGCTACTAATAATCTAATTAATGCAGGGTTGTGTGCATTCTTTATGATAGTAACTTGTTTGGTGCTATTGCAAACAATTCGCATTTGTTGGAAATGTAGTAGGGGAGAAAATGATATTCCACTTGCCGAATCACCTTACCTTAATGCTAGCGATTATGAAGGCAAAGTGGTAGCACACTAA
- a CDS encoding 30S ribosomal protein S1, whose translation MAVVGINIQELDEIIVDEDFASMLEQYEKRESEKISQGEIVSIENGQVIIAVSGEKKEGVIAVSEIQDSQGNLLFKVGDLLPIVIMGKRNEQPLVSYKKAVRREKIREYIKNLGEDYKDKIVEGIVVKKNKGGYIVEGEGVEFFMPKFVAAFKEGSKNEGKRIKACIINVKPEEDSIVISRKRLFEIENSVKKDVIENLLKQEGALEGTIKKITSFGMFVDVEGVEGLVHYTEISHKGPVNPSKIYKEGDKVSVKILSYDKDKRRLALSIKNTIEDPWKEVENELEVGDAIKVIVSNIEPYGVFVDLGNDIEGFLHISEISWNKNIQNPEEFLKTGQEIDVEVIEIDTKERRLRVSLKKLLDKPFAQFVKKHKEGDILKGSVATLTDFGAFIKLDGIDGLLHNEDAYWNKNEKCKDLMKIGDEIEVKIAKIDKEKERISLTRKGIIASPVEEFAKKHSEDEEVQGVVRDIKDFGVFIKLDEDMDALIRNEDLFPIKKEEIKIGDSIKGVISLIDKQNNKIRVSIRRLEKQKEKANLKNFNSNADDKMTLGDILKNQIS comes from the coding sequence TTTGCTTCAATGTTGGAGCAATACGAGAAAAGAGAGAGTGAAAAAATTTCACAAGGTGAGATAGTCTCTATTGAAAATGGGCAGGTTATTATTGCAGTTTCAGGAGAAAAAAAAGAGGGTGTTATTGCTGTGAGCGAAATTCAAGACTCTCAAGGGAATTTGCTTTTCAAAGTTGGAGATTTGTTGCCTATAGTGATTATGGGAAAAAGAAATGAGCAACCTTTGGTTTCTTATAAAAAAGCAGTTCGTAGAGAAAAGATTCGCGAATACATTAAGAATCTTGGTGAAGATTATAAAGATAAAATTGTTGAGGGCATAGTTGTCAAAAAAAATAAAGGTGGTTATATCGTAGAGGGTGAGGGTGTAGAATTCTTTATGCCTAAATTTGTGGCAGCTTTCAAAGAGGGAAGTAAAAATGAAGGTAAGCGCATCAAAGCATGTATTATTAATGTTAAACCCGAAGAAGATAGCATTGTGATTTCAAGAAAGCGTTTGTTTGAGATTGAAAATAGCGTCAAAAAGGATGTGATTGAGAATTTGCTTAAACAAGAGGGTGCATTAGAGGGAACTATCAAGAAAATCACAAGTTTTGGTATGTTTGTGGATGTAGAAGGTGTAGAAGGCTTGGTGCATTATACTGAGATTAGCCACAAAGGACCGGTTAATCCTTCGAAAATCTATAAAGAGGGCGATAAAGTATCAGTTAAAATCCTTTCATACGATAAAGACAAAAGACGCTTAGCGCTTTCTATTAAAAATACCATTGAAGATCCTTGGAAAGAAGTTGAGAATGAGCTAGAAGTAGGGGATGCGATTAAAGTTATTGTGAGCAATATTGAGCCTTATGGTGTATTTGTGGATTTAGGAAATGATATTGAAGGATTTTTGCATATCTCAGAAATTTCTTGGAACAAAAATATTCAAAACCCAGAAGAGTTTTTGAAAACAGGGCAAGAAATTGATGTAGAAGTCATTGAAATTGATACAAAAGAGAGACGCTTAAGGGTGTCTTTAAAGAAATTGCTCGATAAGCCTTTTGCGCAGTTTGTCAAAAAACATAAAGAAGGTGATATTTTAAAAGGTTCTGTTGCAACACTCACAGATTTCGGTGCCTTTATTAAATTAGATGGAATTGATGGTTTGTTGCATAATGAAGATGCATATTGGAATAAGAATGAAAAATGTAAAGATTTAATGAAAATTGGTGATGAAATTGAAGTGAAAATCGCTAAAATTGATAAAGAAAAGGAAAGAATCTCATTAACGCGCAAAGGAATCATTGCTTCACCGGTAGAAGAATTTGCTAAAAAACATTCTGAAGATGAAGAGGTTCAAGGTGTAGTTAGAGACATTAAAGACTTTGGAGTATTTATTAAGCTAGATGAAGATATGGATGCTCTAATCCGCAATGAAGATTTATTCCCAATCAAAAAAGAAGAAATCAAAATCGGAGATTCCATTAAAGGCGTTATTTCTTTAATTGATAAACAAAACAATAAAATTCGAGTTTCTATTAGACGCTTAGAGAAGCAAAAAGAAAAAGCTAATCTAAAAAATTTTAATAGTAATGCCGATGATAAAATGACATTGGGAGATATTCTTAAAAATCAAATCTCTTAA